The following are encoded in a window of Ruminiclostridium herbifermentans genomic DNA:
- the minD gene encoding septum site-determining protein MinD, whose protein sequence is MGEVIVITSGKGGVGKTTTTANIGTGLALAGKKVVLIDTDIGLRNLDVVMGLENRIVYDLVDVIDGVCRVKQALIKDKRYEGLYLLPAAQTRDKSAVTPEQMINLVTELKNEFDYIIIDCPAGIEQGFKNAIAGANRAIVVTTPEVSAVRDADRIVGLLEANELRNPKLLINRVRIDMVKRGDMMSIDDIIDILAIDLIGVVPDDEKIVISTNRGEPAVTDDKSLAGQAYRNVTRRIQGEEVPIMNLESDDGFLFKFKKLLGFKTT, encoded by the coding sequence ATGGGTGAGGTAATTGTAATTACGTCTGGCAAAGGTGGTGTTGGTAAAACAACAACAACTGCAAATATTGGCACAGGATTGGCACTAGCGGGTAAGAAAGTGGTGCTTATAGATACTGATATTGGACTAAGAAATCTTGATGTTGTAATGGGATTAGAAAACAGAATAGTATATGACCTTGTAGATGTAATTGACGGTGTATGCAGAGTTAAGCAGGCATTGATAAAGGATAAGAGATATGAGGGCTTGTATCTTCTTCCAGCTGCTCAAACCAGAGATAAGTCAGCTGTAACACCAGAACAGATGATTAATTTAGTTACTGAATTGAAGAATGAATTTGACTATATTATAATTGATTGTCCTGCAGGTATTGAGCAAGGTTTCAAAAATGCAATTGCTGGAGCAAATAGAGCAATTGTTGTAACAACACCAGAGGTATCGGCAGTTAGAGATGCTGACCGTATTGTTGGACTTTTAGAAGCAAATGAGCTAAGAAATCCAAAACTCCTTATTAACAGAGTAAGAATCGATATGGTAAAACGCGGTGATATGATGAGTATTGATGATATTATTGACATTCTTGCTATTGACTTAATAGGTGTGGTTCCTGATGATGAAAAAATTGTTATTTCAACTAATAGAGGTGAACCTGCAGTTACTGATGATAAATCATTAGCTGGACAAGCTTACCGCAATGTTACCAGGAGAATTCAAGGTGAGGAAGTACCTATAATGAACCTTGAAAGCGATGATGGATTTTTATTTAAGTTTAAAAAGTTGTTAGGTTTCAAAACTACATAA
- the minE gene encoding cell division topological specificity factor MinE, with the protein MLIDFSKIFGKSKPSKDVAKERLQLVLIHDRANVSPEFLDMIKGEIIKVIQHYMEIDERALDIQLTRTKSDDGDRVVPALIANIPIRNVRNAGK; encoded by the coding sequence ATGCTGATTGATTTTTCAAAAATCTTTGGCAAATCAAAACCATCAAAGGATGTAGCCAAAGAAAGATTGCAATTGGTTCTTATTCACGATAGAGCAAATGTATCTCCTGAATTTTTAGATATGATAAAAGGAGAAATTATAAAGGTAATTCAGCATTATATGGAAATAGACGAAAGAGCTCTTGATATTCAGCTTACAAGAACTAAAAGTGATGATGGAGACAGAGTTGTTCCTGCGTTGATAGCTAATATACCTATAAGAAATGTAAGAAATGCAGGTAAATAA
- a CDS encoding methylglyoxal synthase has protein sequence MNIALMAHDNKKELMASFCIAYKSIFQAHHLIATRSTGILINKATGLNVNLLAYGSLGSQQLSARIACNEIDLLIYFRDVNVDNDANTFLLFKHCDVNNIPFATNIATAEVLIKGLEREDLAWRELLR, from the coding sequence ATGAACATAGCATTAATGGCTCATGACAATAAAAAAGAATTGATGGCTAGTTTTTGCATAGCCTATAAATCTATTTTTCAGGCTCATCATCTTATTGCAACACGTTCTACAGGCATTTTAATCAACAAGGCAACGGGGCTAAATGTTAATTTGCTGGCATATGGGAGTTTGGGTTCTCAGCAGCTGTCTGCTAGAATTGCTTGTAATGAGATTGACTTGTTGATTTATTTTAGGGATGTAAACGTAGATAATGATGCAAATACTTTTTTGCTGTTTAAACATTGTGATGTAAATAATATTCCGTTTGCTACAAATATAGCGACAGCTGAGGTCCTAATTAAGGGCTTAGAGCGAGAAGATTTAGCTTGGAGAGAGCTGTTGAGATAG
- a CDS encoding DUF4368 domain-containing protein, protein MIIIRVPPFVPCNHTICTFLFNIICTLLIITLYVCATYRKIKGGCSSHQIRNVVVEELLLDGIRRITAFARNHEDEFVEMVTKKTRIKLDKSMRDGKRELEQSQARIKKLDEIIQRLYEDNIEGKISDERFAKMTANYEAEQQNLESRLVELKSTMTSEKESALGVDHFLTLVRKYTDIKELTAEIIREFVEKIHVYKAERIDGRRVQRIKIVYNCIGEFDPPVSTSTTEKEKSA, encoded by the coding sequence TTGATAATCATTAGGGTACCTCCTTTTGTACCCTGTAATCATACCATTTGTACATTTTTATTTAATATTATTTGTACATTATTAATTATAACTTTATATGTGTGTGCTACCTACCGTAAAATAAAAGGCGGCTGCAGTTCTCACCAAATAAGAAATGTTGTAGTTGAGGAATTGCTCCTTGACGGTATCCGCCGGATAACAGCTTTTGCCAGAAATCATGAGGACGAATTTGTGGAGATGGTCACCAAGAAAACAAGGATAAAACTTGACAAGAGTATGCGTGACGGAAAACGAGAATTAGAGCAATCACAGGCTCGTATCAAAAAGCTAGATGAAATTATCCAAAGGCTCTATGAGGATAACATCGAGGGTAAAATTTCCGATGAGCGTTTTGCCAAGATGACTGCTAATTATGAAGCTGAGCAACAAAACCTTGAAAGCCGATTGGTAGAACTAAAATCCACTATGACTTCAGAAAAGGAAAGCGCACTGGGTGTAGACCACTTCCTAACCTTGGTAAGAAAGTACACAGATATAAAGGAGCTCACAGCGGAGATTATCCGGGAGTTCGTTGAAAAAATCCATGTTTACAAGGCAGAGCGCATTGATGGCAGACGAGTACAGCGTATCAAAATCGTCTATAACTGCATTGGCGAGTTTGACCCACCGGTTTCTACATCCACCACTGAAAAAGAAAAATCGGCATAG
- the istA gene encoding IS21 family transposase, whose amino-acid sequence MIIKSSIITDLNIQTVKDLYKLKPFMEDTTLKVNKSQIARELDVDRRTVDKYINGFHKAKFRECVNCITAYYDIIAELLSDNSQQIFYYRRVLWQYLVDNHSYEGSYVNFCYYLRKYPELDSYFKKSRPSNANNVTIRYETGMGQQAQLDWKESIRFTLSTGEIIEVNIFVLLLSYSRFRVYRVSLSKTQDILFSFLDDAFNTFGGVPSEIVTDNMKTVMDEPRTEYTEGKINIKFKQFADDYGFKVHPCIAGRPRTKAKVEAPMKLLDEIRAYNGKLDYKELNELVTRINNRVNMQVNQGTGRIPLMYFNKEKAFLGSLPADTIRKPYQITPHKVKVNSSSMFNHNECQYSVPPEYIGKTLTLQVYDGYIHVYYNMELITIHTLSKKKLNYFTEHYTAIARKSHAFKEENINERAKENLQVIGEVYSYE is encoded by the coding sequence ATGATTATCAAAAGTAGTATCATAACAGATTTAAATATTCAAACTGTCAAGGATCTTTATAAGTTAAAACCATTTATGGAGGACACAACATTGAAGGTTAATAAAAGCCAGATCGCAAGGGAACTTGATGTCGATAGGCGTACAGTTGATAAATACATTAATGGCTTTCATAAGGCCAAATTCAGAGAATGCGTGAATTGTATCACTGCTTACTATGACATTATTGCAGAGCTTCTATCTGATAACAGCCAGCAGATATTTTATTACAGAAGAGTTTTATGGCAATACCTAGTAGACAATCATTCTTATGAAGGGTCTTATGTGAATTTCTGCTACTATCTAAGAAAATATCCTGAACTAGACTCATATTTCAAAAAAAGCAGACCTTCAAACGCAAATAACGTAACCATACGTTATGAAACAGGAATGGGTCAACAAGCACAACTAGACTGGAAAGAGTCTATACGATTTACTCTTTCAACAGGTGAAATAATAGAAGTAAACATATTTGTATTATTGCTGTCATACTCACGTTTTAGAGTATACAGGGTATCTCTATCAAAAACACAGGACATATTATTTTCATTCCTTGATGATGCGTTTAACACGTTTGGAGGTGTTCCAAGTGAGATTGTCACCGATAATATGAAAACAGTTATGGATGAGCCAAGAACAGAGTATACAGAAGGGAAAATAAATATAAAATTTAAGCAGTTTGCGGATGATTATGGTTTTAAGGTGCACCCTTGTATTGCAGGAAGACCAAGAACAAAAGCCAAAGTAGAAGCACCAATGAAACTACTTGATGAGATAAGAGCCTACAATGGAAAACTTGATTACAAGGAACTTAATGAGTTGGTCACACGAATAAATAACAGAGTAAACATGCAGGTAAATCAAGGTACAGGTCGTATTCCATTAATGTATTTCAACAAGGAAAAAGCTTTCTTAGGAAGCTTACCAGCCGATACCATAAGAAAGCCTTATCAAATAACTCCACATAAAGTAAAAGTAAATTCATCCAGCATGTTCAACCATAATGAATGCCAGTATTCTGTACCACCAGAATACATTGGAAAAACTCTTACTTTACAAGTGTATGATGGTTACATACATGTTTATTATAACATGGAATTAATAACTATCCATACCCTTAGTAAAAAGAAACTAAATTATTTTACAGAACACTATACTGCTATAGCAAGAAAATCGCATGCATTTAAGGAAGAAAATATAAATGAGCGGGCAAAAGAAAACTTACAGGTTATAGGAGAAGTATATAGTTATGAATAA
- the istB gene encoding IS21-like element helper ATPase IstB, translating into MNNSTYNQLCRNMEILGLGQMVIHLDEISNFVTSNNLSFTEGLLRLSNYEVDFKEAKASRSMIKAAAFPFVKELKDYDFNFQPSVNQQEIQELCTLGFLERNENIVFLGPSGVGKTHLATSIGIAAAKKRTSTYFIKCHDLLQQLKKAKLENRLDVRLRHFCHYRLLIIDELGYLPIDKEDSNMFFQLIDMRYERKSTILTTNMNFNEWDGVFYDAVVANAILDRVLHHAHVISISGKSYRLKDHMKQGE; encoded by the coding sequence ATGAATAACAGTACATACAACCAGCTATGCCGGAACATGGAAATTCTTGGTCTTGGGCAAATGGTAATTCATCTTGATGAAATATCTAATTTTGTGACATCCAACAATCTTTCGTTTACAGAAGGACTACTGAGACTTAGTAATTACGAAGTTGATTTTAAGGAGGCCAAAGCATCTAGATCTATGATTAAAGCAGCAGCATTTCCTTTTGTAAAGGAATTGAAAGATTATGATTTCAATTTTCAGCCGTCAGTAAATCAGCAAGAAATACAAGAACTTTGCACGCTTGGTTTTCTTGAAAGAAATGAGAATATAGTATTTCTTGGTCCAAGTGGTGTTGGAAAGACTCATCTGGCAACATCAATAGGAATAGCTGCAGCAAAGAAACGTACTAGCACATATTTTATCAAATGTCATGATTTATTGCAGCAACTAAAGAAAGCAAAACTGGAAAACAGACTTGATGTAAGACTCAGACACTTCTGCCATTACAGACTACTTATCATTGATGAACTTGGCTACTTACCCATTGATAAAGAAGATTCTAATATGTTTTTTCAGCTTATAGATATGAGATATGAGAGAAAAAGTACCATTCTTACAACAAACATGAATTTCAACGAATGGGATGGTGTATTCTATGACGCAGTTGTAGCCAATGCAATACTTGACAGGGTATTGCACCATGCACATGTAATATCTATATCTGGAAAGTCATACAGATTAAAGGATCATATGAAGCAAGGAGAATAG
- a CDS encoding phage/plasmid primase, P4 family: MDMKIWFLWRKEIDGDRINKIPFAAGGGATGTNGKYRHTWVTYDEAVTANTKQSAAGIGFVIPKGHFFLDIDHIPLTDPFVEMLLNRFNSYTERSVSGGGIHIYGKCDLDKLPTYADKNGNLRLDKAYYMKNPNNHLELYVGGLTNRFAAFTGDVILNEPLRESTAAVLTTLDKNMRKTEKITYSEKRDGDRAGFDIVCNLRKQKNGEKFKKLYDDGDISEYGSQSEADAALCALIAFRTGPDPAAIDDIFRSSALYREKWEREDYREATIATGIDACHGTFHKSKMEHPYFIKFNEQTGEVYVSVPLLAKYVREHLRYVLVRDNGKQGLMKYVYENGCYRLYADNMLMGIIKQYIADYDEELVKMGKVSETLQHIITDLNYVSQEELNANEDLINFSNGLLHITANNVTLAPHSPDILSTIQIPCSWTGRETPTPVFDGYMHTLTNGDKAIEQLLLEFIGVCISNIKGWRMKKALFLVGDGDTGKSQLKSLVERLLGKGNFIGIDLKEIEARFGTGAIYGTRLAGSSDMSFLSVDELKTFKKITGGDSLYAEFKGQQAFEFTYNGLLWFCMNRLPKFGGDDGKWVYDRIMVVRCPNVIPKDKQDKTLLDKMYAERDGIVFKTIKALQQVITNGYRFSEPDSVSLAREKYMSDNNTVVSFFEECMCEWPDGKINKHCTTGRIYKVYQGWCRENNNGFAKTAKEFREAIASHLGADYSTITTRQNGNTYYKDYSLTSEAKEQFSREYGYDGTVFL; this comes from the coding sequence ATGGATATGAAGATATGGTTTCTCTGGCGCAAGGAAATTGACGGTGACCGGATCAACAAAATACCCTTTGCTGCCGGTGGTGGTGCGACAGGCACTAATGGAAAGTACCGCCACACATGGGTAACTTACGATGAAGCAGTCACTGCTAATACAAAGCAGAGCGCTGCCGGTATTGGCTTTGTGATACCGAAAGGCCACTTCTTCCTTGACATAGACCACATTCCTCTTACAGACCCGTTTGTAGAGATGTTGCTTAATCGATTCAACTCCTATACTGAGCGTTCCGTCAGCGGAGGCGGTATCCATATTTATGGCAAATGCGATTTAGACAAACTTCCCACTTATGCAGATAAGAACGGCAATCTCAGACTTGATAAAGCCTACTATATGAAAAATCCAAATAATCACCTGGAATTGTATGTAGGTGGCCTAACAAACCGATTTGCAGCTTTCACAGGAGATGTGATTTTAAATGAGCCTCTTAGAGAAAGCACAGCCGCAGTTCTTACCACCCTTGATAAAAATATGCGAAAGACCGAGAAGATAACATACAGTGAAAAGCGTGACGGTGACCGAGCAGGATTTGATATTGTCTGCAATCTCCGTAAACAGAAAAACGGAGAAAAATTTAAAAAGCTATATGATGATGGCGATATCTCTGAGTATGGCTCACAGTCAGAAGCGGATGCCGCACTATGCGCCTTAATTGCATTTCGCACCGGGCCTGACCCTGCAGCTATTGATGATATCTTTCGCAGTTCTGCTCTCTATCGTGAAAAATGGGAGCGTGAGGATTACAGAGAAGCTACCATTGCTACTGGAATTGATGCCTGTCATGGCACCTTCCACAAATCCAAGATGGAGCATCCGTATTTTATAAAATTCAATGAGCAGACCGGAGAGGTCTATGTTAGCGTTCCGCTCCTTGCAAAATATGTGCGAGAACACCTCCGCTATGTGCTTGTTAGGGATAACGGAAAACAGGGACTTATGAAATATGTCTATGAAAACGGCTGTTACCGACTTTATGCCGACAATATGCTGATGGGCATTATCAAGCAGTACATTGCGGATTATGATGAGGAACTTGTCAAAATGGGAAAAGTCAGTGAAACCTTGCAGCATATTATTACCGACCTTAACTATGTGAGCCAAGAGGAATTGAACGCCAATGAGGATTTAATCAACTTCAGCAATGGCCTGCTTCATATTACTGCAAACAATGTCACTCTTGCTCCACATTCCCCGGACATCCTCTCCACCATACAAATTCCATGTAGCTGGACAGGCAGAGAAACACCCACACCAGTGTTTGACGGATATATGCACACCCTCACAAATGGCGATAAAGCCATAGAGCAACTACTCCTTGAATTTATCGGTGTGTGTATCTCCAACATCAAGGGATGGCGAATGAAAAAAGCACTTTTCCTTGTAGGTGATGGTGATACCGGCAAATCTCAGCTAAAGAGCCTTGTGGAGCGATTGCTCGGCAAAGGGAACTTTATCGGCATTGACCTTAAGGAGATAGAAGCCAGATTCGGCACCGGTGCTATTTATGGTACACGCCTTGCCGGTAGCTCGGATATGAGTTTTCTCTCTGTGGATGAACTGAAAACCTTTAAGAAAATAACCGGTGGCGATAGCTTGTATGCCGAGTTCAAAGGACAGCAAGCCTTTGAGTTCACTTATAACGGTCTACTTTGGTTTTGCATGAACAGACTACCTAAGTTCGGTGGTGATGATGGCAAATGGGTTTATGACCGCATTATGGTAGTACGCTGCCCTAACGTAATTCCGAAGGATAAGCAGGACAAAACGCTCCTTGACAAAATGTATGCCGAGCGTGATGGCATTGTTTTTAAGACTATAAAGGCACTACAGCAAGTTATTACTAATGGCTACCGTTTCTCGGAGCCAGACAGCGTAAGCCTCGCAAGAGAAAAATATATGTCAGATAACAATACTGTGGTCTCCTTCTTTGAGGAGTGTATGTGTGAATGGCCTGATGGGAAAATCAACAAGCACTGTACCACAGGCCGTATCTACAAGGTTTACCAAGGTTGGTGTAGGGAAAACAATAACGGCTTTGCCAAGACTGCTAAAGAGTTCCGGGAAGCTATCGCTTCACACCTCGGCGCAGATTATTCTACAATCACTACCCGGCAGAATGGCAACACCTACTATAAGGATTATTCGCTCACAAGTGAAGCAAAAGAACAGTTTTCGAGGGAATATGGCTATGACGGAACTGTGTTCTTATAA
- a CDS encoding excisionase family DNA-binding protein, giving the protein MEKTTMSVQELSAQMGISLPKAYELVKSPGFPTIRIGTRILIPVDAYKEWLLKNSAHR; this is encoded by the coding sequence ATGGAGAAAACGACTATGAGTGTGCAGGAGCTATCGGCACAGATGGGCATTAGCCTACCGAAAGCATACGAACTTGTAAAATCACCGGGATTCCCAACCATACGAATTGGTACAAGGATTTTAATTCCTGTTGATGCCTATAAGGAATGGCTACTTAAAAACTCGGCACACAGATAA